TAAACCATGTCTGGGAGACCGCCCCACTGTCAATAAACGACCTAATGTGCATCTGTTGGTAACATCTTTAAATCCCAGTCAAAACAAAACGAGTAACACGTCCTTTTTAAGTGAATATCTGAAATATGCCTTAatggttaaagggacagttgtaCATGAAGTGTATTTTGACCCTATTCCCAAGCTTTAAAAGGACACAAAGCATTACTCCACGTATATTTCAAGTGTCATGAAGGCATATACACACGGGTTCggtgaaagaaaataaaaatgattcttTATTTGTTGAAGTTTTTAACCTGTGCTTTTTTTCTGCTTCCTCGAAAGTAAACGCGCCATATGGGCTTCTAAACGTATATTTCCATATATTTTCCAAGACCTTTCTGTGAGAAAATGGCAGTTGTTGTGCCGTTACCCAAGTCCGCCACTAGAGGGAAGAACACGCACATTTTCCGAGCTGAGGAGAGAGCCCgttgtggctagaagggatacagctacggccggaagtgatgcaaaaccccgccataaaattacaataaattacattagctaacgcctacacctaccccaacctAACAAAAAATTGTAATTAACTGTTGTCAGCGAGACAAAAATATGCGGTATTGAATTGCACATGCCCAGtaaggtagctgtatcccttctagccataaCGGACTGGTTACCCTGGCAGCACAAGTTGGAGTACAAATACTCGCACGaggctgaaagaaaacaagtagCTACCTAAAGTTGTCTGTTTGGATACAGTCCACATGCAAGGCAAGGGACATGCGTTTCAAAAACAGCCTCgaagaacaaataaataacatggaAACAGCAGCAATTATGGCATGTTTGTTTACTGCATTACCAGTCCAACATCCAAACAGACGCTGACACCAAATCGTAAAGCATGCGGTTTAGGTGACCGAGAATGCAAAGGTGAATGTGGAATACCGTAGATAACCGATTATTAGTGACATGACAGTGAATTTAAATAGACAAGCAACTTCATCCTACTCGACCTCTCAACTCCCCGAAAAACATTCGTAGCGCGATGCGTCTTTCAGTGCGGAAGTACGCAGTGACATCATCGACCCGTCGACCAATCATAGGCGTTGCGTACACGACGCTACATACGAGCTCACAGTCTTGTCAGTATTGAATCGGGGGTTTGACTGTCTGTCAGTGACTGAAGGCAGCTTGGTTAAGGTATGCATTTCATCAGAATAAATGAACAATATAAATGTGCACTGTTTGCTGAGTTTTAAGACAGTTCATCTTTTATATTAAGGCTTTTCTTTAACCTTAATGATTGtcgttacatttacatttattaatttggcagacgcttttatccaaagcaacttaagttacaagtaggagagcatataaacattaatAGTTAAttaactattaatattaaactacacataaaagtttatttttgctatttaGGTTTGGTTAAGATCAAGtaatctgtgtttgtgtaatgatatttttatattttataagttATTCTATACTGTAACTGTCTATAATTCTAATATAAAACTACTTCATCAGTCTCAATAAAATAGGCCTATCGGAAGAGAACACAGGTCTTCGTGATTTTAAGTGTCACATGAGCTATGTTTACGTAGACAAACGTACTTTCCCTTTCTGCAGTGCATGTATACTGTGCACAGTATGCACATGTGTCATGtgtgacacattttttattagcctgcaaaaaaacaaaaacattatattagcacaaaataaataataattaaataaatgtttttcttttaaaaataactttacATGTGCAACGTGATGATAATACTATAGCATACTGCTGTTTGTAATGTTAAGCAATGGCAATATTGTTTCATTTACCAAGTAAAACTGTGGAATATTCATCAGTAAGTTATTTCCTTCCAGACACGGCTCAGACATCTCTCAATATTACTATTGTTATCACACATGTGATCTGCAGCGGGTCATGAGTCAGTTTATTCTCCTCCAGTTTCTCAGCATTTGAATGCATGACCGTCTTCACACGCTTTTAATAATCTGAGAGCCGTTAGAGGAATCCCAAACGCATTTTATATATCGGTGTTCTCCTCAATACATGCACATTTTGATGCAAACTTTTTGTCTTTACCAGATTATACAGACATAGTCAAAGATAtacatattgtaatatttttattatattcaatGTTTTATGAGTGCTGTATAGGTTGTTGCATGTAACATTGTAAAAAGTACAATTTAAATGTGGCTGTTTTGGCATCATGGCAGCGTTCTACACAGTGATGCCAAATATTACCCATGCAGTGGGTCATTTCCTCCTTTACATTTCCCACAGTTCAGTTGGTCAACAGTCGTTCATCCCAGCATTATTCCCTCAAAAAATGAACAGGATTCACACATCCTCATGGAAAGTGAGGCGATGATGGGAGTGTTGCTGAGATCTGTACTGGTCTCAAAGGGTTCCCAGTTTAGCCGTCAGCTGCCGTGTCCTAGTTTCCTCAGTCCAGATGCTGACCGACATCACATGTAAACAATGATTTCTTATTAGTTAAATAATGGCCTGTTTAACATTTGTAGATATCAAAGTTActaaatatgattttaaatagatatttaatattttaggaATCCTTAAATCcttttttcatgtaaaatacTTTCTATGATGTTTACTAAGCAAAGACAACTGTAAGAAAGATTTTTAGGTTATTTCCCAAAGGCACCAGAAGTGTAAACAATGTGACAGTTGTGCTATCAAAACATTCCTCTGTTTACTTGATCATCCAGACAAGCCCGATCATCCTAAAACAGCAGcatttcagccaatcacgtgTTTGGAGGCGGGACTTATGAAAACACGCaagataaaaaaactaaaaacatccTGATGTTATAGTTATAATAAATGTGGCTCACTAATATTCAGGTAATTGTGAAATCATATACGAAACATGATTCACACATATCATGTGTCATTTCAATGATTTCTAAGGTTGTTCTCAATTTTTCTGCTTTTGTCTCATTTGATTTCTTTGTTTTCCCTGCATATATTACGAACAAAGATGAGTGTTTCTCATTTTAGAAAAGTGAACGTTGAGTCAGGTTTAGTACATTAAAGCTCAGTAATTGACCGAGGCCATTTAACATGATGTGatatttgcatttctgttaCAGATGCCGCAACATTAGACCATTTTTTTGGAGTCCACAAGAATGCTCCACCGGAAAAAAAAACTACTGGAAATCTGATGTTTCGTTCAACGTCTGAAAGTTTTTCTTCGACCCCTCAATGGAGCCAATGACAGCTAACACCTCAAAaaacccagaatgcattgcagcatCTAAGGACGACCACCTCTCCAGTCTGAAGTCTTTGACCGAGAAGCTCAAACTTGAGACCAAAAAGTCATCTCAGCTTGACTGGAGAGCCCAGCTAGAGGCCATGCTGACCACCAGCCGCAAAATCTCGTCCAGTGAAGCAGAGAAACACGGAAGCTCACATCCTTTCAGATGGTCAAAGCTGTCGATGAGCTCTGGTGTGTTTAATGAAGTGGGACAGCCAGCAGAGGGCATGATGGGATTTAAAAGTGTAGATGAAGCGCTGGAGGGGCTCAGAAAAGAGCTGGtgagttgtgtttttttactagCTCTGACTCCTTTCATTTATAATGTTAAGAAATGGTGTACCGTCCCTTTAAGACAACTTTAAGACGACGTATAAATGACCTGCTTTGGTTTCTCTGTTTCTTGTCTCGCAGGCAGAGATGCGTTTGCAGGACCAGCAGCTGGCGCTCCAGCTAATGCGACTGCGCAGCGACATCAACGATCTAAGAATCGTGCAGACGTGCAACCAGCATCGCATTATGCTGAACGATGTCACGTTCGAGCTTGAGGAGCGAGATGATATGTCGGGTTTGTGTGACGTCCCCATGTCTCCTGGATTAGGCCTCTCCACGCCACTCAAGGTCATTGGGGTCACCAAGATGAACATTCATTCTCGACGTTTCTCTCTGTGTTAGCAACCGTGTGTGTTTATACCGCATGTTTTTGATAGAATATATTTGACATATATTTTCAGAACATATATGGGATTCATCTTGAAGATCACAACTCATTGCACTTGTGTAATGTGACGTATTTCAGAGTAAACAGGATATGTAGCATGAAAAAAAACTGGGCTGGGTCTTGGGttcatttttctgtaattgctGGATGGTAAAAAGTGTCTTCATGTGGCAGGTGGTACTATGACAAGAAGGCTTGGTGGCATCACGGAAAGTCATTACACAGGTTGAGCGAGTTATTCAACACTGAAAGTGAGACGAGAAAACTATGAAGTAAATACGATCAACGTGTTTCATGAAATCTCAATGTAATGTCACTGTCTTTGCCATGATTTTGTTATCTTCCGCTAACACTTCCAACGGTTTGGAGCAGCACATTTTTGTGAAGTGTAAAGATCACACAATAGACCTGCTGAatgaagcttctagtacagcgACACAGATAAGAGAGCCATACAGATACGACACTGTCCGGTTGAAAGAAGACAGACGGGATGGGCGTCAAACtttttttgataaaaaatgtcTATTGGAGAAGATACAGAATGAAATTCAGATGGTTTCCATCGCAAAAAGGATTATAAACCATCCGCGTTTTACCATTAAACCCATCACAAATTTCCTTTTGCAGTACGTCTTATTCCAGGAAGATTTAATGGTGCTCTATTGGTTcccattataaacaataaatccaTCACAATTTCTGTGTAGAAATTCAAGACTAAAATGTTTACAACAAGAAGACACAACAAGGCTTAAGAAATAATATGTACCGatgtaaatgttgtatttttaagaaGTATAACCAACAGTTCAAACAGGTTTTCCTACAGaagaataatgtttttattcgGATCATTTGATCTTATAGATCAAATGCAGTCACACATACTTTTTAACAATTTCATTAAa
This genomic window from Triplophysa rosa linkage group LG10, Trosa_1v2, whole genome shotgun sequence contains:
- the fam167aa gene encoding protein FAM167A, producing the protein MEPMTANTSKNPECIAASKDDHLSSLKSLTEKLKLETKKSSQLDWRAQLEAMLTTSRKISSSEAEKHGSSHPFRWSKLSMSSGVFNEVGQPAEGMMGFKSVDEALEGLRKELAEMRLQDQQLALQLMRLRSDINDLRIVQTCNQHRIMLNDVTFELEERDDMSGLCDVPMSPGLGLSTPLKVIGVTKMNIHSRRFSLC